In the genome of Microscilla marina ATCC 23134, the window AGATATGGCACAGGCAAAAGCAGTGCTGGAGTCTATTGCCCGTAGCTATGGAGCCCGTTATGGTGCCAGCAAAAAGGTACGGGTAAACACCATTTCTCAGTCGCCCACCCAAACTACTGCGGGCACTGGCATAGATGGCTTTGATGCCTTTTATGAGTATGCCAACCAAATGTCGCCACTAGGCAATGCTTCGGCAGAAGATTGTGCCAACTACGTCATTTCATTGTTTTCTGACCTTACCCGCATGGTCACTATGCAAAACTTGTTTCATGATGGTGGATTTTCTGCTTCTGGAATCACCGATGGCATCATTGACAAAATGAGTAAATAAACCTGAGTACTGAATTAAGGGAAAGGTTTATTAAAGTCAATACTCCGCAATTTTTGTGTAGCCTTGTAGTGATATAAGCGTGTTGAGTAAGAAAACTCAATACGCTTTTTTTATGTAAAACTTACACAAAATTAAGTACAAATGCTTCATTATCAGTTTATTAAAACGTGCTTTGTCCGATGTCTTCTAAAATCCTTAGCGTTCGTTTCCAATATCTTGTATCTTAGTAGCTATACATTACGTTATTTCGATTGAATTTCTTCAGCTTGGCACCTAGTTTTTATATTGATATTATTGAAGGTAAACCTACACAACATTGCTTAGACAAAGTTTGCTATGAGTTTAGAAAAGTATACTGGAACGTGGAGCACCCAAACGGCTGCTCACCTACTTCGCAGAGCCTCTGTTTTTCCCACTCGACAAGAGGTAAAAACCTACCTTGATCTTGGGTCGGTAGATGCTGCTGTTGATCAATTGCTTGGTCAGATGGGACAAAGTACTCCTACTCACCCTGCCCCCCCGCTCGACCCCTCAGGAAACGACATGGGGTTAGATCAAGTCTATACGGTCGATCAAGATTCACCGCCTCCCACCTCTAACGACAAACGTCGGGAATATGTGATTTCCTGGTGGGTGCGTCGTATGCTAGACCCCAACATTCAACAAACAGTGATAGAAAAAATCACCCTGTGGTTGCATGTACACTTTACCACCATTATCTCCAATAATGGAATGGCCTTCCCATTTTTATACCATCAAAACAAACTCTATCGCAGTTGTGCCTTTGGGCAATATAACCTCAAAGAGTTTTCGGTGAGAATGTCAAAAGATGCAGCCATGCTGTTATTCTTAGATGGAGGGTTGAACACCAAAACCAGGGTAAACGAAAATTTTGGGCGAGAGCTGCTTGAACTGTACACTATAGGCAAAGGACCTCAAATAGCTGAGGGTGACTATACTACTTATACCGAAGATGATGTCATTACTGCAGCAAGAGTACTTACCGGGTTTAGGCATACTTATCTCGAACCTACCGAACGTGGTGCTTTGCCCCCTTTTACAGAGTTTAGAGATGGAGTGCACGACACCAACAACAAAACATTCAGTGATAAGTTTAATAACCAAACTATTACAGGTAGGAGTGGTGCCGATGGTATCAATGAGTTGGACGACATGATTGATATGATTTTTTCGCAAAGTGCCACCGCCACTTATTTGTGTCGCTCTTTGTATCGTTTCTTTGTATACCCAAAAATCAGCGAAAGCGTAGAGCAAAACATCATTCCTCAAATGGCATCGGTAATGACTGCCAATAACTTTGCCCTTAAGCCAGTATTAGATAATTTGCTTAAAAGTGCTCATTTTTATGAAGTAGCAA includes:
- a CDS encoding DUF1800 domain-containing protein; amino-acid sequence: MSLEKYTGTWSTQTAAHLLRRASVFPTRQEVKTYLDLGSVDAAVDQLLGQMGQSTPTHPAPPLDPSGNDMGLDQVYTVDQDSPPPTSNDKRREYVISWWVRRMLDPNIQQTVIEKITLWLHVHFTTIISNNGMAFPFLYHQNKLYRSCAFGQYNLKEFSVRMSKDAAMLLFLDGGLNTKTRVNENFGRELLELYTIGKGPQIAEGDYTTYTEDDVITAARVLTGFRHTYLEPTERGALPPFTEFRDGVHDTNNKTFSDKFNNQTITGRSGADGINELDDMIDMIFSQSATATYLCRSLYRFFVYPKISESVEQNIIPQMASVMTANNFALKPVLDNLLKSAHFYEVASSVGAIIKSPVDFIIGTVRHFGQNLGAANTFENYSFINKLRRYCEEIQQKLYDPPEVAGWKAYHQSPIYHEDWITTLTLPLRFCYSDELSKGVSVQIFDNTNTETGTQTLKLDAVTYIQNGVTNGNITNVTNAATLVQELCDYLFPVKLSSEQLTALSSALGSDWGTVWQNDQATAATRLETMLVTLFRLEEYHLY